CCCGCGCGCTCCTTCTCGGGATCGGTCAGGTGCAGCGCCGCCCCGCGCAGCCGCGGAAAGTCGCGTACTGGCTTCTCGTCGACCAACATGGTCTCTTTGGTGAACTGGTGCGCGGCCAGCGGTTCGGAATAGGTTTTTTCGGGGCGCGTGAGCACGCTGCCGGCCAACAGCCCGTCCAGCGCGGACCGCACCGCGGGCGCATACACCGGCGCGGCGTCGGCCGCAACGCCCGGCGCGGGCGGCAGCAGCGGACGGTAGTGCACGGAATCCAGCAGGCCAACCACCGAAAACGCAACCAGAATGACGGCCGAACACATGGCGGGCGTGTCGCGCGCGACACGCGCCCAGGTGGCGCGCAGGTTGGGACTGCGGCGCACGTGCCAGACATAGGCCAGCGCGCCGGCCACCATCAGCCACAGCGCGATATCGGTCCAGAGAAAGACGAACTTGGGCATGGCGGCTACTCGAAACGCACGCGGGGATCAGCCAGCGTGTAGGAAATGTCGGCCAGGATCAGCCCCACGATATAAAGCGCCGCGCCCAGAAAAACCATGGCGCGCACGATGGAGAAGTCCTGCGCATTGATGGCGTCGATGGTGTAGCTGCCCAGCCCCGGAATGCCGAAGAACGATTCAGCGATCAGGCTGCCCATGAAGAGCAGCGGCAGCGCGGCGACCGTGCTTGTCAGGATGGGCAGCATGGCGTTGCGCAGCACGTGGCGGAACAGCACGACGCGCTCGGCCAGGCCCTTGGAGCGCGCGGTGCGCACGTAATCCTTGCCGATCTCTTCAAGAAACAGGGTGCGGTAGAAGCGCGCCTCGGGGCCCAGACGCGACACGATCGCCACCAGCACCGGCAGCGCCAGGAACTTGATCACGTCCAGCCCGCCCGAGTAGCCCGAGAACGGCACCAGCCGCAGCAGTTTCGCAAACAGCCACTGGCCCGCAATGATGTAGAACAGGCTGGATATCGACAGCAGCATCACGCACAGCACGACGCCCCAGAAGTCCAGCCGAGTGGCCCGAAAATACACCAGCGTCAGCGAGAACACGATGCTGGCGAACAGCCCCAGGAAGAACGTGGGCACCGCCAGCGCCAGGCTGGGCCCCATGCGCGTCTTGATCTCGCGGCCGATGTCGCGGCCGCCATCCGACGCCCCAAAATCCATCACCAGCAGCGGCACCGAACGCCGGTAGAACACCGTGTCCGTGAGCTGCGCCGTGCCCTTGGCCTCGGCATTGAAGAAAAGCGGCTTGTCGTAGCCGCGTTCGGCCTTCCATTTCTCGACGGCGTCCTGGCTGACGCGCTGACCGCCGATGGCCAGCCGCGCCATGTCGTCGGGCGTGTTCACCGCAAAGAACAGGATGAAGGTAAAGAGATTGACGCCGATCAGAATCAGCACGCCATACAACAGCCGGCGGATCACGTAGCCGATCATGATTGATGCTCCTTGCGTTCGGGCGGCACAAACGCCGTCTGGCGTTCACGCCGCTTGAGCGCCACGTACGAAGGCCAGATCGCCAGCGCCAGCAGCAGGATGAAGACGCCGACGGGCCACCAGATGGGCGAGTTCCATTCGTCGATCTTCTGCTGGCGCAGTGCCGGGTCGATCTTCATGTACTGCAGCGTGTTGCGCACCATCTGCGTGGGCTTGGCATTGCCGACCCACTGCTGGTAGGCCCCGCCCGACATCGGGAAGTAGCCGAACATCCACGGCGCGTCGCGCTGGACGACGGCGATCATGTCGGCAATCAGCGCGGCCTTCTCGGGGCCGTCATCCAGGAATTTCATCTGTTCGAACAGCTTGTCGAACTCGGGGCTGGCATAGTTGGCCGCGTTTTCGCCGCCGCCCTTGGCCTTGGCGTTGGGGCCGTACAAGAGGAACAGGAAGTTCTCGGCGTCGGGGTAGTCGGCGTTCCAGCCCCACAGGAAGATCTGCGCGGCGCCGCGCAGCATCTTGTCCTGGAAGCGGTTGTAGTCGGTGGCCCGCACGTCGAGCTGCACGCCGATCTTGGCCAGTTGGCGCCGCATCCAGTCGGACTGCGGATTGGAGCCGCCGCCGGACATGGAATCGAAGTACAGCACCAGCGGCGCGCCGGTCTGTGCGTTGCGGCCGTCCGGGTAGCCGGCCTCGGCCAGCAGCCGCTTGGCCACGTCGATGGACTTGCGCACGGGTTTACCGTCCACCAGGTCATACACGACGGGATTGATGCCTTCGGGCGGATCGCGGTAGCCCAGCACGCCGGGCGGAACCGGGCCATAGGCCACCGACGCCTGGCTGTTCTCGAACACCGCCACGTACTCTTCCCAGTCGAAGGCGATGCTGATGGCCTGGCGCAGCTTGCGATTGCGTTCCTGCTGCTCGGGCGTGTCGCCCTTGCCCACCACCGGATCCAGCCAGTTAAAGCCCATATACCAGTTGGCGGTCTCGACCGTGGTCGGCAGCTTGATGCCGTGTTCCTGGTATTTGCGCGCCTTGTCCTGGCTGTCGCCGGCCGCCACCAGCATGGCCACACCGTATTCGCCGCGCTCGATCTGCGGCACGTCGTAATAGCCCTGCATGAACTTGCCGGTCAGCGGAATGGCTTCCTTTTCGACGCTGAACTCGGCACGGTCGATGAATGGCGTGGGCTTGCCGCAGTCGGCCAAAAGACCGGCCGTCTTGTCGCCGGGTTCGCCTTCGCAGGGATAGGGTTCGCCGTGGTAATTGGGATTGCGGCCCAGCACGTGGCGGCGGTTCTGCAGCGATTCGACCAGCATGTACGGCCCGGTGCCCACCGGCCAGGTGTTCAGCGACAGGTCATGCGCGGCCATGCCGGGCTGGTTGTAGAAGCGGTCCGCCTCCCACGGGATGGGCGCGGTGAAGGTCATGGCCAGCCAGTACTTGAACTGCGGATACTTGCCGTCGACGCGGATCCGCAGCGTGTGGGCATCCAGCGCCTCGACGCCCTTGAAGCCATCGTCCTCGCGCAGGTCCAGCCAGGGCGACGCGCCGGCGCCCCCGGGCACGTCGCGCCGCAACTCCTGGTCGCGCTTGCGCAGCCGGTCGCCGTAGTCCTTCAGGCCCTGCACGTGTTCGGCCATCAGCGAATAGATGGGCGACACCACCCGCGGGCTGGCCAGGCGCCGGAACGCATAGACGTAGTCGTCGGCGGTGAGCTCGCGGGTGCCGGTCAGCGGGAAATCGGGAATGTAGAACTTGTCGTCGAGTTCGCCGGGCGCCAGCGGAAAGTAGGCGTAGCCGCCGTCCTGCTTGCGCGCAAAGGCCGGATGCGGCGCGTAGCGGATGCCCGGCCGGATCTTGATGTCGTAGATGCTTTGTG
The DNA window shown above is from Achromobacter spanius and carries:
- a CDS encoding ABC transporter permease; protein product: MIGYVIRRLLYGVLILIGVNLFTFILFFAVNTPDDMARLAIGGQRVSQDAVEKWKAERGYDKPLFFNAEAKGTAQLTDTVFYRRSVPLLVMDFGASDGGRDIGREIKTRMGPSLALAVPTFFLGLFASIVFSLTLVYFRATRLDFWGVVLCVMLLSISSLFYIIAGQWLFAKLLRLVPFSGYSGGLDVIKFLALPVLVAIVSRLGPEARFYRTLFLEEIGKDYVRTARSKGLAERVVLFRHVLRNAMLPILTSTVAALPLLFMGSLIAESFFGIPGLGSYTIDAINAQDFSIVRAMVFLGAALYIVGLILADISYTLADPRVRFE
- a CDS encoding ABC transporter substrate-binding protein, yielding MGVLKRLWASAMLLSLALAGCSQESPINSPYPSGAESQNTLYSAFVKRSPKYLDPASSYSGDETPYTYNIYEPLYGYHYLKRPYELIPRAAASIDPPVYLDKDGNTLPADAPGEQIAQSIYDIKIRPGIRYAPHPAFARKQDGGYAYFPLAPGELDDKFYIPDFPLTGTRELTADDYVYAFRRLASPRVVSPIYSLMAEHVQGLKDYGDRLRKRDQELRRDVPGGAGASPWLDLREDDGFKGVEALDAHTLRIRVDGKYPQFKYWLAMTFTAPIPWEADRFYNQPGMAAHDLSLNTWPVGTGPYMLVESLQNRRHVLGRNPNYHGEPYPCEGEPGDKTAGLLADCGKPTPFIDRAEFSVEKEAIPLTGKFMQGYYDVPQIERGEYGVAMLVAAGDSQDKARKYQEHGIKLPTTVETANWYMGFNWLDPVVGKGDTPEQQERNRKLRQAISIAFDWEEYVAVFENSQASVAYGPVPPGVLGYRDPPEGINPVVYDLVDGKPVRKSIDVAKRLLAEAGYPDGRNAQTGAPLVLYFDSMSGGGSNPQSDWMRRQLAKIGVQLDVRATDYNRFQDKMLRGAAQIFLWGWNADYPDAENFLFLLYGPNAKAKGGGENAANYASPEFDKLFEQMKFLDDGPEKAALIADMIAVVQRDAPWMFGYFPMSGGAYQQWVGNAKPTQMVRNTLQYMKIDPALRQQKIDEWNSPIWWPVGVFILLLALAIWPSYVALKRRERQTAFVPPERKEHQS